tccttgtccaaaagtcgataaacttttcaatgaagtcatattgtccttataattaagtgatttgacttaaaaatgggtatcttgacatgaaagaaaaaatttataggctaaggtcaacttgactttaataattcagaaaaattctttaaatttaatgaaattgtctttaaatttgttgtctttttgcatcttgactacaaagcaaaaaatcgttcaaatataggacatgtttttccaaactttattttaaagaagttttttacttcaaacatagcataatttctactggaagtcgagtcctaatttggaaaataaagttgccgttaactcgtttttaaaggactttgatagcatatgaagaaaagctgagaaagcgaaaaattaaaatttgcttcctagaagcaagtacacaaaacctaaatttaaacgagaattgtgtcttaaaagtatccttacttgtattctccgcttctttggctcggaatcaatactaaattttttaaagtaaagacaaaatcttcggaaccgagtatgcttttttttcagtgtaggatctcCATTATATTGTAGGATTGATTGATGGCAACCCATAAGGTCCATAACATAGTATATGGACCTTAACTTTTACTGTCCACTGTAAATCGACTTACCAAATTGAATGTCCTCCCTCTGGGTCATATAATAACCAATACATTGATCGGCAGGATTATCATAGACATAACCATATACCGGAACATTGGAATGTTGACTATGTAATTTTAAAGTCTCCAAAATACCATCTCTAAACAAAACATCTGTATATATTTCCTGAACTTTCAAATAATTCTCCACTGACATTTTGCTATCATCAAGATATTTTTCTCTCAGCGTCTGGGCATATTCCACTGGATGTTCTTTGATATTTCGCAAAAATAGATTGGAAGCAGACAATTCGGCCCATTTATCATTTAGATCGTAGATATATTCTTTGCCTGTTTTAGGATTAATCTGCAAAAGCTCCACGGCATTGTAGCCACCATCTTCAGCAGTGTAGGATGCCAAATATGGTATGTGACTATAATTTCCCGATTTGATTATATCCTTAGGATGTTGTGTTATAAATGTTTGTGCAGCCTTTGGATCTTCGACCACAGGACCAAATGTAGTGAAGGGATTATAAccccaattttgaaaatattttacactGTACACAATATCTTTGGCAGGTTTTTGTTGAAGACATTTCTTGATTTCTTGGGTATTCTTGGTGTGGGGACATTTTAGTAGTTCGGCCATTTTGAAAGTATCCGAACGGGCATGTTTCTGTACAACCCAAGGATTCAAGGAGACTCCACTGAAAGATACTGCCGTCTTTACCATATCCTTTGTTTGAGGATTTAAAACATGCAAATGGGTCGAAGCTCCCCCAGCAGAGAAGCCAGTAAGCATGATTTTCTTTGGATCTCCACCAAAGTTGCCTATATTCTCATAGACCCATTTCAAAGCTAATTGCTGATCTTTAAGACCAAAATTTCCGGTAATATTCTCATCTTGGGCACTCAAGAAACCCAAAGGACCCAAACGATAGACAACTTTAACCAATATGATATTGCCACTCTCCATAAGATAGTCCGGTTGATAGAAATTCACATCGCCGAACATAAAACAGCCTCCATGGATATAAACCATTACCGGATAATTCGTTTTACCCGTCTTGGGTTTGTAGATATTCAACGTCAGGCAATCCTCAATACCAGTAACTTTGTCATCTCCTTCTTGGAATTGGTCCCATTGCATACAGGGTTTAGGTTCAATACTGGCATCAAATTCCTTAGTCCATTTTTGTTTGTACGCTTGAGGTGCTTCAAATCTTAATTCTCCTATGGGTGCCTCAGCATAGGGTATAGATTCAAAACTATAGTATAGTCCATTATCTTTGCCTCTTAAGAGGCCATTCGGAATTTCAATCAAAAGAGGATCTTCACTTTTACCCCTCCAAACACTATAAGCCCCAATCAAAATCGATCCCAAgacaaaaagtttaaatttcattttccgACCTTACCCACCGAATGTTAGTAAAcgaatgaaattaatttgctgGTTGGTAAACTAAAaacgattttaatttaatatatttgcatACTGATaagatttttattataaattattaaatgtaGTTCAGTGGATCCCATGTCAGAGAgcgattcgaaaaaaaaaaaaacaaaaatattatcagAACCTGTTTAATGTTTATATTTCATTGCAGTAGCCTCAGTTAAAGAATGGGTGGTATAATCAAAGACCATAGAAAAAAGaagacatgaattgggctttgatagtgttagtgctaagaaccagagattagccccatactTGTAGGAAATGCGCTtcgaacttactggtttgatacagacaatttttattttgctattttctcaaaagttcctGCCAATTTCTGTGTCGTTTGcactaatttattaattaaatgtttcatgaagtgtttttgttcttttaaaagttaaaaaaattgctaaaataagagaattaggttttgttacgaatgcaaaatgaaaagagaaaccgaaaaaagttgcaacttctcaacgaacatgtatggggctaatctgtggttcttgagaaaaaagaataacaacaTGCCCAATTCATGTCTTCTTCTTTAATTGTCTTTGGGTATAATAATTATGGGTTTGttataaattgaaatatgggttttATATCATATGAAACctttaatttattgaaaattaatggtcgcaaataaaaaaatcttattttgttaaaaatttatttctataaaaatcttgtcagtattttattactatagaaattttaattcttatcttatttctatcgtaaattttctcaaacttttgtttctataaaaatttttatttcatggacaattttgtaaaaatgttatttctacacggatgaaaaagactgtttttcatatgtttggctatagacattatatgtttggaacacaaatttttaaacaatatttttgagtgcaagcatataatgttcataaactagcataacatgtttgggacatatatgttaatatgttagaacatattatgtttgggacataaaatgtttgtaaatataatatgcttggatgcaaacatatattaatttagaaatagcctataaacatatatgtgtttagtagcttggagcgctatttaacagggagcgatattgaattaagttggtggttgttgcttgttattacaaaattaacattttatttttccttgggcaattgatcagctacttctttgatccttacaaactgtgtggtccgctgttcgaatccccgtccggcaaaaggtaaaattaaaataaaaaaaatcatacaattgaataatttcttgtacaatgtttgtattacagaaaaaggtgctaagaactaaaaaatctcgtggaagtgagaaagatgtgggggaatatacaattgggcagaaacaaaattttgaacattcaggtcgaaaacctatgttgttagcaaagaccattaataaagaagacgtgaattgggctttgatagtTAGTAATAGAATATCATACTTGTTGGAAAAGCGctccgaacttactggtttgatgcagacaatttttatttagctattttctccaacatttcacgcaaatttctgtgtcggttgcactaaattattaataaaatgtttcacaaagtgtttttgttcgtttaagagttaaaaaaattgctaaaataagcgaattaagttttgttacgaatgcaaaatgaaaagagaaaccgaaaaaaagttgcaacgtctcatggaacatgtatgatattaatctctgtttcttcaagaaaaagaggaagagcaagcttatctcacgtcttctttattaatggtcTTTGGTTGTTAGcatctatattacctgtttattttcataattcattatgattgtaaatatataaataaataaataaaattttaagcacaatattgtttgggagaattttttttaagcatataatatttttgggtgcaaaatgcttccaaacatattatatgttcacataataacatattgttttttggaagacaacattattgaatttggatgcaaaaatacaaaatgtttggaacttagactacccaaacatatattgtttagaccaatatgctttcaaacatattatatattggaagagatcaaacatataaatgtttgggcaatacccaaaaatatatatgcttgaagcaaaatatgtttgggagtatatgttacagaagcgattttttgtgagcgtgtatagaaaatgttgcaaaattttttttctataaaaattttgtcaaaattttatttctatagtaaattttctcaaacttttatttctatagaaaattttgtcaaatttttatttctatagaaaattttgtcaaaattttatttttatagaaagtttagtcaaaattttatttctataaaaaattttgtccaaattttatttctatagaaaattttctcaaaactttacttctatagtaaattttctcaaacttttatttctatagtaaattttctcaaacttttatttctatagaacattttgccaaaattttatttctatagaaaattttttcaaaattttatttctatagaaaattttttcaaaattttatttctatagaaaattttgccaaaattttatttctatgcaaattttgtcgaaattttatttctatagaaaattttgtcaaaattttatttttatataaaattttgtcaaaattttatttttatagaaaatttagtcaaagttttatttttatataaaatttcgtcaaaattttatttttatataacattttgtcaaaactttatttctatagtaaattttctcaaacttttatttctatagaaaattttgccaaaattttatttctatagaaaatttttttcaaaattttatttctatagaaaattttgccaaaattttatttctaaagaaagttttgtcgaaattttatttctaaagaaatttttatttcatggacaattttgtaaaaattttatttctatagaaaattttgtcaaaattttatttctatagtaaattttctcaaacttttatttctatagaaaattttgtcaaaattttattgttatagaaaatgttgtcaaaattttatttctatagaaaattttgtcaaaactttatttctatagaaaattttgtcaaacttttatttctaaagaaagttttgtcaaaatgttatttttatataaaattttgtcaaaattttatttgtatataaaatttcgtcaaaattttattattatataaaattgtgtcaaatctttatttctatagaaaaaaatttcccctcttaagcctagtactaagatcacgttttcgcacgaaaaactgttgtaCTCCatttaaaaaacgttagcgcggaataaatgcggaaTCTTTGTTTTAAGCATTTTTAAACCATAGCATGGGAATAATGATTAGTAATCCTAATGATTAGCAAttggattaaaaattttatttggttaaaaaattgattaattatGATTAGTTAGCCATTTTTGACGATTACTAATTGATTAGATTGGAAATAATCAAAAATCTAATCACAATTAGTGACGATTAGCATTTCTAATCAAATCTAATCAAAActaatcaaaaaaataattgattagatttcttaataattatacccttcaccactactgtggtacagggtataataagtttgtgcatttgtaagtaacgccaagaaggaaaagtctgagacccatcgtttagtataccgatcgtcttagaattaaattctgaatcgatttagcgatgtccgtctgtctgtctgttcatgtatgtttgtgcgcaaagtacaggtcgcagtttaggttaggttaggttaggttatgtggcagcccgatgtatcaggctcacttagactattcagtccattgtgataccacagtggtgaacttctctcagtttaagtccgatcgtcctcaaatttggcataaggtcgttttttggaacaaagacaatcgctattgattttgaaaaaatcggttcagatttagatatagctgctatatatatttatccccgatctgttttttttactaacattgtgttccaccctagtgcattagccaacttaaattttgagtctatagattttgtagaagtctatcaaattctgtccagatcgagtgatatttaaatgtatgtatttgggaaaaacctttatatatagcccccaacacatatggcggatgtgatatggtatcgaaaatttagatctacaaagtggtgcagggtataatatagtcggccccgcccgactttagactttccttacttgtttttgattaGATTTGATTAGATCaactattttttactatttttgtgaaaagaaaGTATTTATTTATCATATTTGTTGCTATTTGTACATAATATAACAGTTtttgaatattgtataaaattgCATACGTTGCACCCTGTTCTTTAAATAAACACTAGACAGAGCTGCTTATATAcaattcacaaaaaattggcattAGACTTCATTAATACcaacttttcaaaagaaaagtCTGACAATGAATTTCGTCTTGGAGTATTGATGATGCCTGCAAATGAGAAtagtcggcggcggacaattattagttgtacaactaatcgtacaatcaaatttacatttcattcaaagtttctgggctaattttttgcaaaattattatagcaacttaaAATTGATCAATTTTCGGAGGgaagtttcataaaaaaatacgtcaattattaatatattttcctgatttaaaccgatatttttgattattgaCGGCTAAATTTTAAACGAGATGGGTCGgcgtattcggcggcggcgtcgactggcaaaaaatggtcggcggcgcgactcggcggcttcattttcTGCCCCTAAAATTAGAGATCAGTTTTTCAACCAATGACACCTTCGGATCTGCAATTCAAAGACCTAAAATTCgcatacgccttacacaaaatgaggGACACTCGCACAAGAGGTGTTTGATTGATACCTCTTCCTCGTTATTCTTcaagccaatagtttttgcaaactcgTATATCAGGCAGCAACCCgttatatctgacgtcttgaaaacCCTATCATATCTAGTGTGgcgtttaaatttcatatttaccATAGGGGTCGTTGCAACCCTAGCAGACACTCATTGTTACTAAGTTCACTCTGTCACATCATATCTGTCAAAGTATGGTAGAAATGACAGCTACgtgatatttattttattgatagCCCATTATATAGTTTATATAGTACAAACAACTAAAGGATTTCCTTACAAATTCTTGTAGTAAAAATAAATGTGAAAAGAAATTTGCGTGTACAAATATTCTCCAAGCAAACTTATGTCCTTGCAGCGAAAACTtgttattttgtatattttcgtgACGTCCATATTTCGTTTCctccttgtttagttttctctgACTAGCCTCTTAGTTTCGGCATATTTGCATTAGTGGCAAACTTTATTTAGTTCAAATCCTGGAGAATAGTTTCGCACTTATCTTTGGTAATCCAAagcaatttcaaacttttattatctGCTTTAGTGTTCGGCTCAAAATTACAGGTGCCATAGATTAAGGAgctgaaaaaagaaaaacaacgaaCAGATTAAttggtaataaataaaaataataaataaaatagattcGACATGTTGATCTTCAAGGCGTGTTGGAGTCGACTTTTTGTAATCTTAAAGACCGAGTGCTGATTTCTTGGAAAATCGAGTCAAATTGACATATGAAGTTTCCCATAATCGATTTGTAATAGTGACGAAAATCGAcacgaaaaaatcgaaatctaATTTGAATTGAAAGCGAAATGAGACGTAGATCTTTTTATGTTAACAACTTTTAGAACAAAGTCCCAACGTCAAaagccgtttttatacccaccaccatggtatggtaatgggggtataataagtttgtcattccatgtgtaacacatcgaaatatctatttccgtctatataaagaatatatattcttgatcagggagaaattctaagacgatataagcatgcccgtctgtctgttgtaatcacactacagccttcaataatggcgctatcgtcctgaaatttggcacagattcgttttttgtttgcaggcaggtcaagttcgaagatgggctatatcggtccaagttttgatatagtccccgtataaaccgatttcccgatttggggtcttgggcttatgaaaaccgtagtttttgtccaatttgcctgaaatttaaaatctagaggtacttgaggaccataaaaaggtgtgccgaaaatggtgcccatcggtccatgttttggtatagcccccatatagaccgatctcccgattttgcttcttgggcgtctagaaactgtattttccacccgatttgcttgaaattgaaaatctagaggtattttaggaccataaagaggtgtgtcgaaaatggtccgtatcggtccatgtttaggtatagtcgccatatagaccgatctcccgatttttattcttgggcttctataaactgtatttattacccgatttgcctgaaattagaaatcaagaggaccccaaatatgtgtgccggaattgaggtgtatcggtccattttttggtataacccccatatagaccgatctctcgattttacttcttgggcgtctagaaactgcatTTTCCactcgatttgcttgaaattgaaaatctagaggtattttaggaccataaagaggtgtgtcgaaaatggtccgtatcggtccatgtttaggtatagtcgccatatagaccgatctcccgatttttattcttgggcttctataaactgtatttattacccgatttgcctgaaattagaaatctagaggaccccaaatatgtgtgccggaattgaggtgtatcggtccattttttggtataacccccatatagaccgatctctcgattttacttcttgggcgtctagagactatattttctagccgatttgcttgaaatggaaaatctagaggtattttaagatcacaaataggtgtgtcgcaaatattgcctattggtccatattttggtatagcccccatatagaccgatctaccgattttatttcttgggcttctaaaatacgtagtttttatccaatttgccgcaaattagaaatatagtcgtatcttaggaccataaagaggtgtgtcgaaaatggtccgtatcggtccatgttttggtatagcccccatatagactgatctcccgtttttacttcttggtcgtcTAGAATTGGTAGTTttcaccaattcgtctgaaagtggaattctagaggtatttgaggaacattaagaggtggtgagtattggtccatgttttggtatagcccccatatagacctaactcccgaattcatTTCTAGGACTtgtggaatccggctgaccacaaataggtcagccgaataagGTGTGCgacgacccatgttttagtatagcctccacatagaccgatctccagatttaactccttgggcttttagaaaccgtaatttttatacgatgtgtacaataatttaaatatactggaattttagaccctcaaagatCTGTatggcatttatttttaccggtccatttggcaaggcatcgatatagaccgattcaaCTTCTtgaggtacacccaaagaaaaaatattttcctccggaataaaaaacgaaattcccctttcgtataaagtattttcgtttagagcaaactaatccgaattgttgataagcgattcaacgattgtctctaaaatttgtgtcaaaagtaaactttgcttgtctaaaatttcgttcctcagaaaaggaaacacttctttcagggtatagcagtcgcactgatcataaaaattgcttgaagctgaaagtaaaatttccagattttactcatcgtattcatttaaataatggcggaaaaaatctacagatttaagatttcaaatcaaggcgttatttcatcatatacacgatatgtttatgattactctaaaactcaagcaaaattggttctcataaatctagaatctgatctagtctccataagtagaatctttaaattttttcttcgggaagcgtactggttgaactgatttgcttgggagaagatttgtcatcaaaccctctaaattctatatattatcaagtaacccgctacgacgaagatttttcaaagtaaactgtttgattcatggtggtgggtatttaagactcggcccggccgaacttactgctgtatatacttgttttcaataaTCTCATAAGTCGACTTTTCAACAATCACAAGTCTTCAGTCGACTTTGTGATTCTCGTTATAGAACATACTCTgtctaaaatttgtttcaaagaaCGATTCACCAAACTGGAATGACCCGTACTAGTTCCGAAACTTCCTCTCCTATACTCGTAGATACACAGTTCCTTTTCTTGTTTAAATAACTAATTCCACTTTGGTCAGCTGTTTGACACCATCAGAACAAAGATACACTCAGAGAAAAGTTAGAGATAATGTAAACGTGAAACTTGAATCTTTTGGACGTCAATTTAAACCCATAGTTTTCGGTTTGCCCTACAAACGCTGACGATTCTGCAGTTCCTACTCTAAGTATACCTACCTGCAGTTCTAACACTGATTCTTTTAGAGCTCGAACGTAGAATAACTGCGTGATCGAAAACCATACATAACTCACTTTTCCATTTAACATGAAATTGCTATCATTCATATAAATAATGCTGATTTAAAGCCAAAGCTACTACCCTTCTCGGTCACAACTCAAAATATTCAGTTTCAATTTTCCGCATCATTCGCTGCAGATGTTAGTGTTTGCATTTCAAACTTATGTATTTCccgattttcaatttaattacgGAGATCTTCGCAGTGCAGTTCAATCATACGAACATAAAGTTCAAGCACTGAGATCTGCCATCTTCGGATCTGCAGTTCAATATTTAAAAACGTAGAGTATGAAGTTCAACCACTGAGATCTAGCGATCTGCAGTTCGATCTCTAAAAATTCAGTTCAAACACTAACATCTACCGATCTGCATTTGATATTACGTTCAGTGGCTTTGAATATACAGTTCAACAACTGAGATATTTAGGTTCATTCATTGAGAACTTCATGACCGCCTTTCCAGCATTGAAATCTTCAGATATGCAGTTCATTCATTGGAAGTTTCTATTTCGAAGTTAAATCGAAGCTAAATCGGGTCTGTTGTTCATTCACTGAGCCCTTAATCTCACAGTTCAGCACTTACATCTTCCGGTGTTCATTTCCGTCATTGAAATGGTGGTTAGAGTTTAACCTCAGACTTTTTTGGATCTGAGTTTA
This is a stretch of genomic DNA from Haematobia irritans isolate KBUSLIRL chromosome 4, ASM5000362v1, whole genome shotgun sequence. It encodes these proteins:
- the LOC142233901 gene encoding esterase-5B-like isoform X1, producing MKFKLFVLGSILIGAYSVWRGKSEDPLLIEIPNGLLRGKDNGLYYSFESIPYAEAPIGELRFEAPQAYKQKWTKEFDASIEPKPCMQWDQFQEGDDKVTGIEDCLTLNIYKPKTGKTNYPVMVYIHGGCFMFGDVNFYQPDYLMESGNIILVKVVYRLGPLGFLSAQDENITGNFGLKDQQLALKWVYENIGNFGGDPKKIMLTGFSAGGASTHLHVLNPQTKDMVKTAVSFSGVSLNPWVVQKHARSDTFKMAELLKCPHTKNTQEIKKCLQQKPAKDIVYSVKYFQNWGYNPFTTFGPVVEDPKAAQTFITQHPKDIIKSGNYSHIPYLASYTAEDGGYNAVELLQINPKTGKEYIYDLNDKWAELSASNLFLRNIKEHPVEYAQTLREKYLDDSKMSVENYLKVQEIYTDVLFRDGILETLKLHSQHSNVPVYGYVYDNPADQCIGYYMTQREDIQFGTNHLDDLSLIMHYPIRSKPRQDEEIISDKFIKMLVDFVETEHLAFGECEFEKNNVDSGDDLKILWIGKDSCKTIVE